Proteins encoded together in one Deltaproteobacteria bacterium window:
- a CDS encoding winged helix-turn-helix transcriptional regulator, which translates to MNDFVKIIKGLADGTRFKMLNLLLTHDLCVGALAGQLGISKAAVSQHLQVLRKAGLVKGEKRGYWTHYAVDRAVLHQIANDIMKMSEQEPSAQGCCFIASSKEAPCSECQEFKVVSIENKLEKKEERTDVPG; encoded by the coding sequence GTGAACGATTTTGTAAAAATAATAAAGGGATTGGCAGATGGGACCCGATTCAAGATGCTCAATCTGCTCCTGACCCACGATCTGTGCGTGGGCGCTCTGGCCGGCCAACTCGGAATTTCCAAGGCCGCGGTTTCACAGCACTTACAGGTGTTGAGGAAGGCGGGCCTGGTTAAGGGAGAAAAACGGGGATACTGGACCCATTATGCTGTTGATAGGGCCGTCCTGCATCAAATCGCTAATGATATCATGAAGATGTCCGAGCAGGAGCCATCTGCTCAAGGCTGCTGCTTTATCGCTTCTTCAAAGGAGGCGCCTTGCTCTGAATGCCAGGAATTCAAGGTGGTTTCCATAGAAAACAAACTTGAGAAAAAGGAGGAACGGACAGATGTGCCAGGGTAA
- a CDS encoding ribokinase, with amino-acid sequence MEEIDYLCIGHVSQDLSPDGPSAGGTATYSSLTAQTLGQRAAIVTSAGPDFDPGQFLPGIKTVSLPTAHTTVFENIYTPAGRCQYIHSVAAPLGPEAVPPDWRSPGIVHLGPIANEVDPALIYLFDSAVVGLTPQGWHRGWDAQGRVRFIPWPAAFDILPLATAVVVSQEDIRGQETWDIYRRRCRLLVITQGAAGCIVCHKSRVRHFPAPKAPEIDPTGVGDIFAAAFFVRLHETDGDPWEAARFATQVAAPSVARPGLAGVPGPESE; translated from the coding sequence ATGGAAGAGATTGACTACCTGTGCATCGGACATGTCTCGCAGGACCTTTCTCCTGACGGCCCTTCGGCTGGAGGCACCGCGACCTACAGCTCGCTCACGGCCCAGACCCTGGGGCAGCGGGCGGCTATCGTAACCAGCGCCGGGCCGGATTTTGATCCGGGTCAATTCCTTCCCGGCATCAAAACTGTATCGCTCCCAACAGCCCATACCACCGTCTTTGAGAATATTTACACCCCGGCCGGCCGCTGCCAGTATATTCACAGTGTCGCCGCGCCTCTGGGACCAGAGGCCGTGCCGCCTGACTGGCGGTCGCCCGGGATTGTCCACCTCGGGCCGATTGCCAATGAGGTTGACCCGGCGTTGATTTACCTCTTTGACAGCGCCGTGGTCGGGCTCACGCCCCAGGGCTGGCATCGAGGCTGGGACGCTCAAGGGAGGGTGAGGTTCATTCCGTGGCCGGCCGCCTTTGATATTCTTCCCCTGGCCACGGCCGTGGTTGTCAGCCAGGAAGATATCAGGGGTCAAGAAACATGGGATATCTACCGGCGGCGATGCCGCCTGCTCGTCATCACGCAGGGGGCGGCCGGTTGTATCGTCTGCCATAAAAGCAGGGTGCGTCATTTCCCTGCGCCCAAGGCGCCTGAGATTGACCCGACCGGTGTGGGGGACATCTTTGCCGCCGCATTTTTCGTCCGTCTTCATGAAACTGATGGCGACCCGTGGGAAGCGGCCCGTTTTGCGACGCAGGTCGCCGCGCCGAGCGTGGCCCGGCCGGGCCTGGCAGGCGTCCCGGGCCCGGAGTCGGAATGA
- a CDS encoding aldehyde ferredoxin oxidoreductase, giving the protein MKILRVNMSDLKTVLEELPEEWKILGGRGLSAKILKAEMPPEADPLGEQARLIIAGGPLAGTLAPSCGRVSVGAKSPLTLGIKESNSGGPAAQKLDRLGIRAIIVEGAPKEDEFFLLHITKDGVTLESAGQYKGLKNYALVGELYQAYDKGSAIISIGIAGERRWKGSSVAFTDMDGHPSRHAGRGGLGAVMGVKGLKAIVIDDHGSSPIELADREAFREAIKGWPEVIKADARVQIMSRYGTTDAIAAMRSIGTAPSKNYSSEQTEDYENLAGSTWEKTNQDRGGRITGCMPGCIVRCSVVYHDSDSKHLTTALEYETIALLGTNLGINDPDVVAAFDRMCDDMGLDTIELGSAMGVAASAGKMEMGDAESALALFNEVEKGTALGAILGNGVVSTAKALGVTRIPAFKGQAIPAHDPRVTKATGVTYHTSPMGADHTAGVSYENFKSKEGQVERSLKVQIRNATMDSLGYCLLAVPEDHKALLIFLTDLVKARYGLSLKVGDLIDIGRETLRTELEFNQGTEFHTAHGPDPEFVRTEPLAPIGNVFDVDPDEIAAIWDRLDTIQLF; this is encoded by the coding sequence ATGAAGATTTTAAGAGTCAACATGAGTGATTTGAAGACGGTTTTGGAAGAACTGCCCGAAGAGTGGAAGATACTCGGCGGTCGAGGCTTATCGGCCAAAATATTAAAGGCAGAGATGCCGCCTGAGGCGGACCCGCTGGGGGAGCAGGCCAGGCTCATCATCGCCGGCGGGCCTCTGGCCGGGACCCTGGCCCCGTCCTGCGGCCGTGTTTCCGTGGGGGCCAAGAGTCCTCTGACCCTGGGAATCAAGGAGTCCAACTCCGGGGGGCCGGCCGCCCAGAAGCTGGACAGGCTGGGGATCAGAGCCATCATTGTCGAGGGCGCGCCCAAGGAGGACGAGTTTTTTCTTCTTCACATCACCAAGGACGGCGTTACTCTTGAGAGCGCGGGTCAGTATAAGGGGCTCAAGAATTACGCCTTGGTCGGGGAGCTTTATCAGGCGTATGATAAAGGGTCGGCCATCATCTCAATCGGCATTGCCGGGGAAAGGAGATGGAAGGGGTCCAGCGTGGCCTTCACCGACATGGACGGCCACCCTTCCAGGCATGCCGGACGCGGCGGCCTGGGCGCGGTCATGGGCGTCAAGGGACTCAAGGCCATCGTAATTGACGACCACGGCTCTTCTCCCATCGAGCTGGCTGACAGGGAAGCCTTCCGGGAAGCAATAAAGGGTTGGCCTGAGGTGATCAAGGCTGACGCGAGGGTGCAGATCATGAGTCGGTATGGCACGACCGACGCTATCGCCGCCATGAGGTCCATCGGAACCGCACCCTCTAAGAATTACAGCAGCGAGCAGACCGAGGATTACGAAAATCTGGCCGGGTCAACCTGGGAGAAAACCAACCAGGACAGAGGCGGCCGCATCACCGGCTGTATGCCCGGCTGCATCGTCAGGTGCTCTGTGGTCTACCACGACAGCGATAGCAAACACCTGACCACCGCCCTGGAATATGAGACCATCGCCCTCCTGGGCACCAACCTAGGTATAAACGATCCCGATGTCGTGGCCGCGTTTGACCGAATGTGTGACGACATGGGCCTGGATACAATCGAGCTGGGCAGCGCCATGGGCGTGGCCGCCAGCGCCGGAAAGATGGAAATGGGTGACGCCGAGTCTGCCTTGGCCCTGTTTAACGAGGTTGAAAAAGGCACCGCCTTGGGGGCAATCCTGGGTAATGGCGTCGTTTCCACGGCCAAGGCCCTGGGGGTGACCAGAATCCCGGCCTTTAAAGGACAGGCCATTCCGGCTCATGACCCCAGGGTTACCAAGGCCACCGGCGTGACCTACCACACCAGTCCCATGGGCGCGGACCATACGGCCGGTGTGTCTTATGAGAACTTTAAATCAAAGGAGGGCCAGGTCGAAAGGTCCCTCAAGGTCCAGATCCGCAACGCCACCATGGATTCCCTGGGCTACTGCCTCCTGGCCGTGCCTGAAGACCACAAGGCGCTCCTGATTTTTCTCACAGACCTGGTCAAGGCGCGCTACGGACTCAGCCTAAAGGTCGGCGATTTGATTGACATTGGCAGAGAGACGCTCAGGACCGAGCTTGAATTTAACCAGGGAACCGAGTTTCATACGGCCCACGGCCCGGACCCCGAATTTGTACGGACCGAACCTCTGGCCCCGATTGGAAACGTGTTTGACGTTGACCCCGATGAAATCGCAGCCATCTGGGACAGGCTGGACACCATCCAGCTCTTTTAG
- a CDS encoding formylglycine-generating enzyme family protein — protein MKKILFPLLLAVSLVLFVVLANVYFQYAKYRPIKALPSPIPALDASKTEVMSWQPFTNAIGMKFVYMPLGRFIMGSPPTEIGRSDGEYQHEVILIKGFFIQTTEVTQKQWNTLMAKNPSRFTGDDRPVEQVAWLDCQAFIKALNRIEGHDRYRLPTEAEWEYACRAGTTTAFAFGDLTTTGRGYDLNLDRIGWYAGNSSASTHPVAQKEPNAWGLYDMHGNVWEWCQDRYERWYGKFTTGAVTDPAGGRWGRRRVFRGGSWFAPAEYCRSADRLRAPPDFKSSGLGFRVVRSE, from the coding sequence ATGAAAAAAATACTCTTTCCCCTTTTACTCGCCGTTTCTCTCGTCCTTTTTGTCGTTCTGGCTAATGTATATTTTCAGTACGCCAAATACAGGCCCATAAAGGCTCTGCCTTCGCCGATCCCGGCTCTTGACGCTTCAAAGACGGAGGTCATGTCGTGGCAGCCTTTTACCAACGCCATCGGCATGAAATTCGTCTATATGCCGCTGGGCAGATTCATCATGGGCAGCCCGCCGACTGAAATCGGGCGGTCAGATGGGGAGTACCAGCATGAGGTCATCCTCATCAAAGGATTCTTTATACAGACGACCGAGGTGACTCAAAAGCAGTGGAACACCTTGATGGCAAAAAACCCCTCCAGGTTCACGGGAGACGACCGGCCCGTGGAACAGGTCGCCTGGCTCGATTGCCAGGCCTTTATCAAGGCCCTCAATCGTATCGAGGGTCATGACAGGTACCGCCTGCCCACCGAGGCGGAGTGGGAGTATGCCTGCCGCGCCGGCACCACCACGGCCTTTGCTTTCGGTGATTTGACCACCACAGGCAGAGGGTATGATCTGAACCTTGATCGGATAGGATGGTACGCGGGAAACTCGAGCGCCTCGACACACCCGGTCGCCCAGAAGGAGCCTAACGCCTGGGGGTTGTATGACATGCATGGCAATGTCTGGGAATGGTGCCAGGACAGGTATGAGAGATGGTACGGGAAATTTACCACCGGCGCGGTCACTGATCCCGCGGGCGGGCGGTGGGGCCGGAGGAGGGTCTTTCGCGGGGGAAGCTGGTTTGCGCCTGCCGAGTATTGCCGCTCGGCCGACCGCCTTCGGGCTCCGCCGGATTTCAAGAGCTCCGGTCTGGGATTTCGCGTGGTCAGGTCGGAGTAG